From the genome of uncultured Bacteroides sp., one region includes:
- a CDS encoding sodium ion-translocating decarboxylase subunit beta, which translates to MNEIFENLYDMTAFSNIIADPQFLIMYAIAFVLLYLGIKKQYEPLLLVPIAFGVLLANFPGGDMGVTQANEAGMINVHGVMKNIWEMPLHEIAHDLGLMNFVYYMLIKTGFLPPIIFMGVGALTDFGPMLRNLRLSIFGAAAQLGIFTVLLVAILMGFTPKEAASLGIIGGADGPTAIFTTIKLAPQLLGPIAIAAYSYMALVPVIIPLVVKLLCTKKELSINMKEQEKKYPSKIKIKNLRVLKIIFPIAVTTVVALFVPTAVPLIGMLMFGNLVKEIGTNTFRLFDAASNSIMNAATIFLGLSVGATMTTEAFLNWTTIGIVVGGFLAFALSISGGILFVKVVNLFSKKKINPLIGATGLSAVPMASRVANEIALKYDPKNHVLQYCMSSNISGVIGSAVAAGVLISFLG; encoded by the coding sequence ATGAACGAGATATTTGAGAACTTATACGATATGACTGCTTTCAGCAATATAATTGCTGATCCGCAGTTTCTGATCATGTATGCCATTGCTTTTGTGTTACTCTATCTGGGTATTAAAAAGCAATACGAACCATTGCTGTTGGTGCCTATTGCTTTCGGAGTGTTGCTTGCCAATTTCCCGGGAGGAGATATGGGAGTTACACAGGCAAACGAGGCTGGCATGATCAACGTGCATGGGGTGATGAAGAACATTTGGGAAATGCCGTTGCACGAGATTGCACACGATCTTGGACTAATGAACTTCGTTTACTACATGTTAATAAAAACAGGTTTCTTGCCTCCTATTATTTTCATGGGGGTAGGTGCTTTGACCGACTTTGGGCCGATGCTTCGTAACTTGCGGCTTTCCATCTTCGGTGCTGCGGCTCAGTTAGGTATTTTCACCGTGTTGTTGGTGGCTATATTGATGGGCTTTACGCCGAAGGAAGCAGCTTCGCTGGGCATCATTGGCGGTGCCGACGGGCCTACGGCTATTTTTACGACTATTAAGCTGGCCCCTCAATTACTGGGTCCTATAGCCATTGCCGCTTATTCATATATGGCGCTTGTGCCGGTAATCATTCCTTTGGTGGTGAAGTTACTGTGTACTAAGAAGGAACTTAGCATTAATATGAAGGAACAGGAGAAAAAGTATCCGTCGAAAATAAAGATCAAGAATCTGCGCGTGTTGAAGATTATATTCCCTATTGCCGTTACTACTGTTGTGGCTTTGTTTGTGCCTACAGCTGTGCCGTTGATAGGTATGTTGATGTTTGGTAACCTGGTTAAAGAGATCGGTACCAATACTTTCCGCTTATTTGATGCGGCATCAAACAGCATTATGAATGCGGCCACCATCTTCTTAGGACTTTCTGTAGGAGCAACGATGACCACCGAAGCTTTCCTTAACTGGACTACCATCGGCATTGTTGTAGGTGGATTCCTGGCTTTTGCACTCTCTATTTCAGGAGGCATTTTGTTTGTGAAGGTGGTTAATCTGTTCTCGAAGAAGAAGATTAATCCGCTGATTGGTGCTACGGGACTGAGTGCCGTGCCTATGGCCAGTCGTGTGGCCAATGAGATAGCGTTGAAATATGACCCCAAGAACCATGTATTGCAATATTGCATGTCGAGTAACATTTCGGGTGTAATAGGTTCGGCCGTTGCAGCGGGTGTGCTAATCTCGTTCTTAGGATAG
- a CDS encoding biotin/lipoyl-containing protein, whose product MKKEVKFSLVFRDMWQSAGKYVPRVDQLVKVAPAIVEMGCFARVETNGGGFEQVNLLFGENPNKAVREWTKPFHEAGIQTHMLDRALNGLRMSPVPADVRKLFYKVKKAQGTDITRTFCGLNDVRNIAPSIVYAKEAGMISQCSLCITYSPIHTVEYYTNMALELIKLGANEICVKDMAGVGRPVSLGKIVANIKTAHPEIPVQYHSHAGPGFNMASILEVCEAGCDYVDVGMEPLSWGTGHADLLSVQAMLKDAGFQVPEINMEAYMKVRGMIQEFMDDFLGLYISPKNRLMNSLLIGPGLPGGMMGSLMADLESNLESINKYKAKHNLPFMTQDELLIKLFNEVAYVWPRVGYPPLVTPFSQYVKNLAMMNVMAMEKDKERWGMIADDIWDMLLGKAGRLPGTLAPEIIEKAEREGRKFFDGNPQDNYPDSLDKYRKLMKENKWEVGEDDEELFEYAMHPAQYEAYKSGKAKEDFLEDVAKRRAEKDKSPEEDAKPKTLTVQVDGQAYKVTVAYGDAKLPAADGAAPVVSGEGKDVLSPLEGKFFLTKNASENALKVGDVVKQGDIICYVEAMKTYNAIRAEFGGTVTAIGFASGDAISEDDVLMKIG is encoded by the coding sequence ATGAAAAAAGAAGTAAAGTTTAGTTTGGTTTTCAGAGACATGTGGCAATCGGCCGGTAAATATGTTCCTCGGGTAGACCAACTAGTTAAAGTAGCTCCGGCTATTGTTGAGATGGGTTGTTTTGCCCGTGTAGAAACAAATGGCGGTGGCTTTGAACAAGTGAATTTATTGTTTGGGGAAAATCCGAATAAAGCTGTGCGCGAGTGGACAAAACCGTTTCACGAAGCCGGCATTCAGACGCATATGCTCGACAGGGCACTTAACGGGCTTAGAATGAGCCCCGTACCTGCGGATGTGCGTAAGTTGTTTTATAAAGTAAAGAAAGCTCAGGGCACAGACATAACCCGTACCTTCTGCGGGCTGAATGATGTGCGCAATATTGCTCCATCCATAGTCTATGCAAAGGAGGCGGGTATGATCTCCCAATGCTCTCTCTGCATCACCTACTCGCCCATCCACACGGTTGAGTACTACACCAACATGGCGTTAGAACTTATTAAACTCGGGGCGAACGAGATCTGCGTAAAAGATATGGCAGGTGTTGGTCGCCCCGTTTCTTTGGGCAAAATTGTAGCCAATATAAAGACAGCACATCCGGAAATACCGGTGCAGTATCATAGCCATGCAGGTCCCGGGTTTAATATGGCTTCTATCTTAGAGGTCTGCGAAGCCGGTTGCGACTATGTTGACGTGGGCATGGAACCTCTTTCTTGGGGAACAGGACATGCCGACTTGCTCAGTGTGCAGGCTATGCTGAAGGATGCCGGTTTTCAGGTACCTGAAATCAATATGGAAGCTTACATGAAAGTACGTGGCATGATTCAGGAGTTTATGGACGACTTTTTGGGGTTATACATCAGTCCTAAGAATCGCCTGATGAACTCGCTTCTTATCGGTCCGGGACTTCCGGGTGGAATGATGGGTAGCCTGATGGCCGATTTGGAATCGAATCTGGAATCGATCAACAAATACAAGGCAAAACATAATCTGCCGTTTATGACACAGGATGAGTTGCTCATTAAGTTATTTAACGAAGTAGCCTATGTTTGGCCGCGGGTAGGTTATCCTCCCTTGGTTACTCCCTTTAGCCAGTATGTGAAGAATCTGGCCATGATGAACGTAATGGCTATGGAAAAGGACAAAGAACGTTGGGGCATGATAGCCGACGATATCTGGGATATGCTTTTGGGCAAAGCCGGACGCTTGCCTGGAACGCTGGCTCCTGAAATTATCGAGAAGGCGGAACGTGAAGGACGTAAGTTCTTTGATGGCAATCCGCAGGATAATTATCCCGATTCGCTGGATAAATACCGTAAACTCATGAAAGAGAATAAGTGGGAAGTGGGCGAGGATGATGAAGAACTCTTCGAATATGCCATGCACCCGGCACAATATGAGGCTTACAAGAGCGGTAAAGCTAAAGAAGATTTCTTGGAAGATGTAGCTAAACGTCGCGCTGAAAAAGACAAGTCTCCCGAAGAAGATGCAAAGCCCAAGACACTAACTGTACAGGTAGACGGACAGGCTTATAAGGTAACGGTAGCTTATGGTGATGCCAAATTGCCTGCTGCCGATGGGGCGGCACCTGTGGTTTCGGGCGAAGGAAAGGATGTTCTTTCTCCGCTGGAAGGTAAGTTCTTCCTGACTAAGAATGCTTCCGAAAATGCATTGAAAGTGGGCGATGTGGTGAAGCAAGGTGATATAATCTGCTATGTGGAAGCCATGAAGACTTACAATGCCATTCGCGCGGAGTTTGGCGGAACGGTAACGGCAATTGGTTTTGCCTCGGGAGATGCAATTTCTGAAGATGACGTATTAATGAAGATTGGATAA
- a CDS encoding OadG family protein, translating into MENIETALLLLVVGMGTVFAILLLVIYLGKFLITLVNKYAPEEEIPIKQMPARGPVPISGNILAVITAAVNVVTHGKGRVAKVDKL; encoded by the coding sequence ATGGAAAATATTGAAACAGCGTTATTGTTACTGGTTGTGGGGATGGGTACTGTTTTTGCTATTCTGCTTCTGGTTATTTATCTGGGGAAGTTTCTTATTACTTTAGTGAATAAGTACGCTCCCGAAGAAGAAATTCCAATTAAACAAATGCCTGCTAGGGGACCTGTACCGATATCGGGGAATATTCTGGCGGTTATTACAGCAGCCGTTAATGTGGTGACGCATGGCAAAGGCAGAGTTGCTAAAGTTGATAAATTGTAA
- a CDS encoding FeoB-associated Cys-rich membrane protein — MVQNIITLIIIFSALAYVAFTILRKSEKKNGSGCAGCSGCALKNTVKGEKSGSKSGGCH, encoded by the coding sequence ATGGTACAGAATATTATAACCCTGATAATTATCTTTTCTGCTTTGGCTTATGTAGCCTTTACTATTTTAAGAAAATCAGAGAAGAAAAACGGTTCCGGTTGTGCTGGTTGTTCCGGCTGTGCACTGAAAAATACAGTAAAGGGGGAAAAGAGTGGGAGTAAATCGGGAGGCTGCCATTAA
- the feoB gene encoding ferrous iron transport protein B translates to MHLSNLQNNEIGVIVKVTGRGAFRKRITEMGFVKGKLVRVIKNAPLQDPVEYEIMGYNVSLRRSEAALIEVAPANETTLLKQATFEGTFADDNFKAIESIKGNHINIALVGNPNSGKTTLFNYASGSHERVGNYGGVTVDSKEAYIKQGGHILKIVDLPGTYSITEYTPEELYVRSHIIENAPDVVVNVVDASNLERNLFLTTQLIDMDVKVVIALNMFDELEEKGEKLDYPALGKMMGIPIVPTVAVKGKGIPALINKIIEVYEDKDPTVRHIHINYGTTIEDSIVKIQTIIQQNEEVTNRYSTRYLAIKLLENDKTTLSQLKSCKNFDLIAEKNKTEIRKLEKEYGESSETVITDAKYGFIAGALGETLIESKDERRKKSKDIDNLLTHKILGFPIFIFFMWLMFQTTFTLGNYPMDWIDSGVGLISDLVSNMMPDGALKDLLVDGIIAGVGGVIIFLPNILILFFFISLMEDTGYMARVSFIMDRLMHKIGLHGKSFIPLLMGFGCNVPAIMATRTLENRKDRMLTMLIAPFMSCSARLPVYVLLISAFFPENQGLVLFSIYIIGIIIAILVALVFKNTIFSKQDVPFVMELPPYRIPTLKNTSIHMWHKGSQYLRKMGSVILLASIFIWALSYYPRNVKYSTNYDAKIAAVDQNTLLPDSAKHVQTVDLELLKASEHQEQSYIGRLGRFIEPTIRPLGFDWKIGISIITGLAAKEIVVGSMGILYHADLSADENSSNLVQKLQQQEHTAGSLKGQKVFTPLVAFGFMLFVLIYFPCVAVIAAIKKESDWKWAVFTMFYTTGIAWLVAFLTYQIGSLII, encoded by the coding sequence ATGCATTTATCGAATTTGCAGAATAATGAAATAGGCGTAATTGTGAAAGTGACAGGCCGAGGAGCCTTCCGCAAAAGGATTACGGAAATGGGCTTTGTGAAGGGCAAGTTAGTAAGAGTCATAAAGAATGCTCCTCTGCAAGATCCGGTAGAGTATGAGATAATGGGCTATAATGTTTCTTTAAGGCGAAGTGAGGCAGCATTGATAGAAGTAGCCCCCGCAAACGAAACAACGCTATTGAAGCAGGCTACGTTTGAAGGAACTTTTGCCGACGATAACTTTAAGGCAATTGAAAGCATAAAGGGTAATCATATAAATATTGCTTTGGTGGGAAATCCCAATAGCGGTAAGACTACCTTATTTAATTATGCTTCGGGTTCGCACGAGAGGGTTGGAAATTACGGTGGAGTGACGGTCGATTCGAAAGAAGCCTATATTAAACAAGGAGGGCACATCTTAAAGATTGTCGATTTGCCTGGAACATATTCCATTACTGAATATACGCCCGAAGAATTATATGTACGTTCTCATATTATAGAAAATGCGCCGGATGTGGTGGTCAATGTTGTTGATGCTTCGAATCTGGAACGTAACTTGTTTCTTACAACTCAACTCATCGATATGGATGTTAAAGTAGTCATTGCTTTGAACATGTTCGATGAACTGGAGGAGAAAGGAGAGAAATTGGATTATCCGGCACTGGGTAAAATGATGGGCATTCCTATTGTTCCTACGGTTGCGGTGAAAGGTAAAGGCATTCCCGCTTTGATAAACAAAATAATAGAGGTCTATGAAGATAAAGACCCTACGGTAAGACACATACATATTAATTATGGCACTACCATAGAAGATTCTATTGTAAAAATACAAACCATTATCCAACAGAATGAGGAGGTGACGAATCGTTATTCTACCCGTTACCTGGCCATTAAGCTTCTGGAGAATGACAAAACGACTTTGTCTCAATTAAAGAGTTGTAAGAACTTTGATCTGATTGCCGAAAAAAACAAAACGGAGATACGTAAGCTTGAGAAAGAGTATGGAGAAAGTTCTGAAACAGTAATTACGGATGCCAAATATGGATTTATTGCCGGGGCCTTGGGCGAAACGCTGATTGAAAGTAAGGATGAAAGGAGAAAAAAGAGTAAGGATATAGACAACTTGCTAACGCATAAGATATTGGGCTTCCCTATCTTTATTTTCTTTATGTGGCTGATGTTTCAGACTACTTTTACTCTTGGCAATTATCCTATGGACTGGATTGACAGCGGTGTAGGTCTTATTAGTGATCTTGTTAGTAACATGATGCCCGACGGTGCCTTAAAGGATTTACTGGTCGATGGAATTATTGCCGGTGTCGGAGGCGTTATAATCTTTCTTCCTAATATTCTTATCTTATTCTTTTTCATATCGCTTATGGAAGATACCGGTTATATGGCGAGAGTTTCTTTTATCATGGATCGGTTAATGCATAAAATAGGTTTGCACGGTAAGTCCTTTATTCCTTTATTAATGGGATTTGGGTGTAATGTTCCTGCTATTATGGCAACGCGTACTCTCGAGAACAGGAAAGATAGAATGCTCACGATGCTGATTGCCCCCTTTATGTCGTGCAGTGCACGCTTACCGGTCTATGTGTTGTTGATCTCTGCTTTTTTTCCTGAAAATCAAGGATTGGTATTGTTCTCAATATATATAATAGGTATTATCATAGCCATACTGGTGGCTTTAGTATTTAAGAATACCATATTCTCAAAACAAGACGTTCCTTTTGTAATGGAATTGCCTCCCTATAGAATTCCTACTCTTAAAAACACATCCATTCACATGTGGCATAAGGGGTCGCAATATTTGCGGAAAATGGGAAGTGTTATTCTTCTTGCGTCGATATTTATCTGGGCATTGAGCTATTACCCCCGCAATGTGAAGTATTCGACTAATTATGATGCAAAGATTGCGGCTGTCGATCAAAACACGCTGTTGCCCGACTCTGCCAAGCATGTACAGACTGTAGATCTGGAATTATTGAAAGCTTCGGAACATCAGGAACAATCGTATATCGGCCGATTAGGACGTTTTATAGAACCAACGATTAGACCTTTGGGTTTTGACTGGAAAATAGGTATAAGTATTATAACCGGTCTTGCTGCTAAAGAAATTGTTGTAGGTTCTATGGGTATCCTTTATCATGCCGATTTATCGGCCGACGAGAATTCGAGTAATTTAGTACAAAAATTGCAGCAACAGGAGCATACTGCCGGATCGTTGAAAGGACAGAAAGTATTCACTCCGTTGGTTGCCTTTGGTTTTATGCTTTTCGTGCTGATTTACTTTCCTTGCGTGGCGGTTATTGCTGCTATTAAAAAAGAATCGGATTGGAAATGGGCTGTGTTTACTATGTTCTATACTACCGGCATAGCTTGGCTGGTCGCTTTTTTAACCTATCAGATAGGAAGTCTGATTATTTAA
- a CDS encoding carbohydrate porin encodes MGKAIFFVALAFNFYFISAYAQDSSPKEEQRVLTVEVSYIGDNINNLSGGIKSGSRYLGMANLRLDFDTQAAGLWNGGLFHVNGVNTHGGSPSSDLLGDMQVVSNIDAGKHTYFQELWFKQILGKVEFTVGLQDLNIEFANSEYGALFLNSSFGILPVISTNMSVPIFPLTTLGITSKWNISPQIAWLNAIYDGSPTDFDYNPYNLEWHLGSKDGVFAISELQYQVNSEALSGTYKIGIYSHNHIEENCFGEKMPDSSNNDIIGLYAYADQKVWEQGNKNLGLFTQLGYSPSKASANNYYLGLGLNYAGLFNKHGKDVLGFAVAHQHFTVDVSSETAIELTYQYALTKNLFIQPDIQYIVNPAGTGETLDNCLACNLRFGLTF; translated from the coding sequence ATGGGGAAAGCTATTTTTTTTGTCGCACTGGCATTCAATTTCTATTTTATTTCGGCATATGCTCAAGATTCTTCCCCGAAAGAAGAACAACGGGTATTAACAGTGGAAGTCTCTTATATTGGAGACAATATAAATAATCTTTCGGGGGGTATTAAATCAGGTTCACGCTATTTGGGCATGGCTAATCTCCGCCTTGATTTCGATACTCAGGCAGCCGGATTGTGGAATGGAGGATTGTTTCATGTAAATGGAGTCAATACACATGGTGGTTCCCCTTCGTCCGATTTACTGGGTGATATGCAGGTCGTTTCTAATATTGATGCGGGAAAGCATACTTACTTTCAGGAACTTTGGTTTAAGCAGATATTGGGTAAGGTTGAATTTACTGTTGGTTTGCAAGATCTGAATATTGAATTTGCTAATTCGGAGTACGGAGCGCTTTTCCTAAACAGTTCGTTTGGTATATTACCTGTTATTTCAACAAATATGTCGGTCCCTATTTTCCCGTTGACTACCTTGGGTATAACGAGTAAATGGAATATTTCTCCTCAGATAGCATGGCTAAATGCCATATACGATGGTAGTCCTACTGATTTTGATTATAACCCCTACAACCTTGAATGGCATTTGGGATCAAAAGATGGTGTTTTCGCAATCTCAGAACTTCAGTATCAGGTGAATTCAGAGGCTCTGTCGGGTACTTATAAGATAGGCATATACTCGCACAATCACATTGAGGAAAACTGCTTTGGTGAAAAAATGCCTGATTCTTCTAATAATGATATTATAGGTCTTTATGCCTATGCCGACCAGAAAGTATGGGAGCAAGGTAACAAAAACCTTGGGCTGTTTACCCAATTAGGCTATAGCCCGTCTAAAGCAAGTGCCAATAATTATTATTTGGGATTGGGTTTAAATTATGCCGGCCTTTTTAATAAACATGGAAAAGATGTTTTGGGATTCGCCGTTGCTCATCAGCATTTTACTGTTGACGTAAGTAGCGAAACTGCGATTGAATTGACTTATCAATATGCACTAACAAAGAATCTTTTTATTCAACCGGATATTCAATACATTGTTAATCCCGCAGGAACGGGTGAAACACTCGACAATTGTCTTGCCTGCAATTTACGATTTGGCCTTACTTTTTAA
- a CDS encoding peptide chain release factor 3, producing MNEIQRRRTFAIISHPDAGKTTLTEKLLLFGGQIQVAGAVKSNKIKKTATSDWMEIEKQRGISVTTSVMEFDYRDYKVNILDTPGHQDFAEDTFRTLTAVDSVIIVVDGAKGVEAQTRKLMEVCRMRNTPVIIFVNKMDREGRDPFDLLDELEEELRISVRPLSWPIDQGARFKGVYNIYEEKLDLYQPSKQVVTEKVAVDLNGIELDTYIGAEQAEKLRTNLELINGVYSEFNVDDYLKAEIAPVFFGSALNNFGVQELLDCFVKIAPSPRPIEAEEREVEPDEAKFTGFIFKITANIDPNHRSCVAFCKICSGKFLRNAPYLHVRHGKTMRFSSPTQFMAQRKTTIDEAWAGDIIGLPDNGTFKIGDTLTEGELLHFRGLPSFSPEMFKYIENADPMKQKQLAKGIDQLMDEGVAQLFVNQFNGRKIIGTVGQLQFEVIQYRLLNEYNASCRWEPLSLYKACWIESDDAEQLDAFKKRKYQYMAKDREGRDVFLADSNYVLQMAQIDFKNIKFHFSSEF from the coding sequence ATGAATGAAATACAAAGAAGGCGTACGTTCGCCATTATCTCACACCCCGATGCGGGTAAAACTACTTTGACAGAAAAATTACTTCTGTTTGGTGGCCAGATTCAGGTAGCCGGTGCGGTGAAAAGTAATAAGATAAAGAAAACCGCTACAAGTGACTGGATGGAAATAGAGAAACAACGCGGTATTTCGGTTACTACTTCGGTAATGGAGTTCGACTATCGCGATTATAAAGTGAATATTCTCGACACTCCGGGTCACCAGGATTTTGCAGAAGATACTTTTCGTACGCTTACGGCGGTAGATAGCGTTATCATAGTGGTAGACGGTGCTAAAGGTGTGGAGGCGCAGACGAGGAAATTGATGGAAGTGTGTCGCATGCGCAACACGCCGGTAATCATCTTCGTTAATAAGATGGATCGTGAAGGACGCGATCCGTTTGATCTTCTGGATGAATTGGAAGAGGAGCTTCGTATCAGTGTTCGCCCGCTTTCCTGGCCTATCGATCAGGGTGCTCGTTTTAAGGGTGTATATAATATATACGAAGAGAAACTGGATCTTTACCAGCCTTCTAAGCAGGTGGTAACAGAGAAAGTGGCCGTGGATTTGAATGGTATCGAACTGGATACATATATCGGTGCGGAACAGGCTGAGAAGTTACGAACAAACCTGGAACTTATAAACGGCGTTTATTCTGAGTTTAATGTTGATGATTATCTGAAGGCCGAGATAGCTCCTGTCTTTTTCGGATCGGCATTGAATAACTTTGGTGTACAGGAACTGCTGGATTGTTTTGTGAAGATAGCTCCCAGTCCGCGTCCGATAGAAGCCGAAGAACGTGAAGTTGAGCCGGACGAGGCTAAATTTACCGGATTCATCTTTAAAATAACGGCTAACATTGATCCTAATCACCGCTCTTGTGTAGCCTTCTGCAAAATTTGTTCGGGTAAATTCTTACGTAACGCTCCTTACTTACATGTAAGGCATGGCAAAACAATGCGTTTCTCGTCGCCTACACAGTTTATGGCACAGCGTAAAACGACTATTGATGAGGCTTGGGCAGGTGACATTATCGGTTTGCCCGACAATGGAACCTTTAAAATCGGCGATACACTTACTGAGGGTGAACTGCTGCACTTTAGGGGCTTACCCAGCTTCTCTCCTGAAATGTTTAAATACATAGAAAATGCCGATCCAATGAAGCAAAAGCAATTGGCCAAGGGTATTGACCAATTGATGGATGAAGGTGTGGCTCAGCTATTTGTCAATCAGTTTAATGGGCGCAAGATTATTGGTACGGTGGGGCAATTACAGTTTGAGGTCATTCAATATCGCTTGCTCAACGAGTACAATGCTTCGTGTCGTTGGGAGCCTCTTAGCTTATACAAAGCTTGCTGGATAGAGAGTGACGATGCTGAACAGTTGGATGCTTTTAAAAAACGTAAATACCAATATATGGCTAAAGACCGTGAAGGGCGCGATGTTTTTCTGGCCGATAGTAACTACGTGCTACAAATGGCGCAAATAGATTTTAAGAACATAAAATTCCACTTCTCAAGTGAGTTTTAG
- the rfbD gene encoding dTDP-4-dehydrorhamnose reductase, producing MNVLVTGANGQLGNEMRVLSETNAQHTYFFTDVQELDICNQQAVEAYVAEKEIDVIVNCAAYTAVDNAEDNKELCDKLNNVAPGYLAMAAQNRGAAMIQISTDYVFDGTNHTPYTEEEPTCPASVYGTTKLAGEENVLAHCERTVIIRTAWLYSVYGNNFVKTMIHLGRERDNLGVIFDQIGTPTYAHDLAIAIYAIINKGVVRGVYHFSNEGVCSWYDFTLAIHRMAGIDSCKVRPLHTSDYPAKAARPHYSVLDKTKIKDTFDLEIPHWERSLEHCIARLSSQPCER from the coding sequence ATGAATGTACTTGTTACCGGAGCTAACGGACAGTTGGGAAACGAAATGCGTGTTCTTTCCGAAACCAACGCACAGCATACGTACTTTTTTACCGATGTGCAGGAACTTGATATTTGTAATCAGCAAGCTGTTGAAGCTTATGTTGCCGAAAAAGAAATCGATGTAATTGTGAACTGTGCTGCTTATACGGCAGTAGACAATGCGGAAGATAATAAAGAACTTTGTGATAAGTTGAATAACGTAGCTCCCGGCTATCTGGCTATGGCGGCACAGAATCGTGGAGCTGCGATGATACAGATCTCTACAGATTATGTTTTCGACGGAACCAACCATACTCCTTATACTGAAGAAGAACCTACTTGTCCGGCTTCTGTCTATGGAACAACAAAGTTGGCCGGAGAGGAGAATGTACTTGCGCATTGCGAGAGAACAGTGATTATTCGTACAGCATGGTTATACTCCGTTTACGGGAATAACTTTGTGAAGACTATGATACATTTGGGGCGCGAACGCGATAATCTTGGCGTTATTTTCGACCAGATTGGCACACCCACGTATGCTCACGATTTGGCTATCGCTATTTATGCTATAATAAATAAAGGTGTGGTGCGTGGCGTTTATCATTTTAGTAACGAAGGTGTTTGCTCTTGGTACGATTTTACATTAGCCATTCATCGCATGGCAGGCATTGATTCCTGTAAAGTTCGTCCCTTGCATACTTCGGATTATCCGGCTAAGGCTGCTCGGCCGCATTATTCTGTATTAGATAAAACAAAGATAAAAGACACCTTTGATCTTGAAATTCCTCATTGGGAAAGAAGTTTAGAGCATTGCATAGCTAGGCTATCTTCCCAGCCGTGTGAAAGATGA
- a CDS encoding DUF4924 family protein, producing MQIAQQLKDKNIAEYLIYMWQIEDLIRANDCDMDKLTRNVISAYQVSDEAQKALTEWYENLVGMMREEGVQEKGHLQINRNVIINLTELHVALLGSPQFPFYSAAYFKALPLIVELRAKNGKKEEPEIETCFEALYGVMLLRLQKKVVSEATTKAIESIANLLSMLANYYDKDRKGELKLD from the coding sequence ATGCAAATAGCGCAACAACTGAAGGATAAGAATATAGCTGAATATCTGATATATATGTGGCAGATAGAAGACCTGATAAGGGCGAACGATTGTGATATGGACAAACTTACCCGAAACGTAATTTCTGCCTATCAGGTTTCGGACGAAGCACAAAAGGCTTTAACGGAATGGTATGAAAACCTTGTTGGGATGATGCGCGAGGAAGGAGTTCAAGAGAAAGGTCATTTGCAGATTAACCGGAATGTTATAATCAATTTAACAGAGCTACATGTTGCGCTACTCGGTTCGCCTCAGTTTCCGTTTTATAGTGCTGCTTACTTTAAGGCTTTGCCTTTAATAGTCGAATTGCGTGCTAAGAACGGTAAGAAAGAAGAGCCTGAGATAGAGACTTGCTTTGAAGCATTGTATGGTGTGATGCTCTTAAGACTACAGAAAAAAGTAGTAAGTGAGGCAACTACAAAAGCCATTGAATCTATAGCGAACTTACTTTCAATGTTGGCCAATTACTATGATAAAGATAGAAAAGGAGAATTAAAATTAGATTAA
- a CDS encoding LysE family transporter, whose translation MFQIEVTILDLLIKGFIIGIVVSAPLGPVGVLCIQRTLNKGRWYGFVTGLGASLSDIAYALLTGYGMSFIFDFINANIFYLQLLGSVMLLAFGYYTFRSNPVQSIRPVSANKGSYFHNFITAFAVTLSNPLIIFLFIGLFARFAFVLPGIPVFEEVTGYLSIIVGALSWWLGITFFINKVRARFNLRGIWLINRIIGVVVMVVSLFGFVFTLLGASFY comes from the coding sequence ATGTTTCAAATTGAAGTTACCATATTAGACTTGCTGATAAAAGGTTTCATCATAGGTATTGTGGTTTCTGCACCATTGGGACCTGTGGGAGTGCTTTGCATTCAGCGCACTTTAAATAAAGGCCGTTGGTATGGCTTTGTAACCGGTCTTGGCGCCTCGCTAAGCGACATAGCTTATGCTTTACTTACCGGATACGGAATGAGTTTTATCTTTGATTTTATCAATGCTAACATTTTCTATTTGCAATTATTGGGAAGCGTGATGTTGCTTGCTTTTGGATATTATACCTTTCGAAGCAATCCCGTGCAGTCTATTCGCCCTGTTTCGGCAAATAAAGGTTCCTATTTTCATAACTTCATTACTGCTTTTGCCGTAACCCTTTCTAATCCGCTTATTATATTTCTCTTCATCGGTCTGTTTGCCCGATTTGCGTTTGTTCTGCCCGGCATTCCTGTCTTTGAGGAAGTAACAGGCTATTTGTCTATCATAGTGGGGGCTTTATCTTGGTGGTTGGGGATTACTTTTTTTATAAATAAAGTACGTGCACGTTTCAACCTGCGTGGAATCTGGCTCATCAATCGCATTATAGGTGTAGTGGTCATGGTCGTTTCACTGTTTGGTTTCGTCTTTACATTATTAGGCGCTTCGTTTTACTAG